One genomic region from Amycolatopsis sp. FBCC-B4732 encodes:
- a CDS encoding helix-turn-helix transcriptional regulator: MMLRSIAAVGNDGEFGEPRREPALERVEKSVRPAVLQAISSIQERYFEPITLAELASEVFVSRFHFSRMFAEATGVTPGRFLTAVRLFEAKRLLLTTSLNVSDIVCSVGYSSVGTFTSRFSRAVGMTPTQYREPQVAELLVAISSTFQRLPPLRTLRAAGRSCASLQTGSGVLSLQLDMPRGSAPADTLVGLFADPVPQCGPVAFGGMANMTSGDLTIHGVPAGRWTAIAVAQHQPGNAGPRFSIGYSPVQVAPHGQSTGRVGLRAPASTDAPIAITLASKQSPFTQRMLAAQRPHLRAVA, from the coding sequence ATGATGTTGCGCTCTATAGCTGCTGTCGGGAACGACGGCGAGTTCGGTGAACCGCGCCGCGAGCCGGCGCTCGAGCGAGTGGAAAAGTCGGTCCGGCCCGCCGTCCTGCAAGCCATCTCTTCGATCCAGGAACGGTACTTCGAGCCGATCACGCTCGCGGAGCTGGCGTCGGAGGTGTTCGTCAGCCGGTTCCACTTCTCGCGGATGTTCGCCGAGGCCACCGGCGTCACACCCGGCCGGTTCCTCACCGCCGTGCGCCTGTTCGAGGCGAAGCGGCTGCTGCTGACGACGTCGCTGAACGTCTCGGACATCGTGTGCAGCGTCGGCTACAGCAGCGTCGGCACGTTCACCAGCCGGTTCTCGCGGGCGGTCGGGATGACCCCGACGCAGTACCGCGAGCCGCAGGTGGCCGAGCTGCTCGTCGCGATCTCGTCGACGTTCCAGCGGCTCCCGCCGCTGCGGACGCTGCGCGCGGCCGGCCGCAGCTGCGCCTCGCTGCAGACCGGCTCCGGCGTGCTGTCGCTGCAGCTGGACATGCCGCGCGGCTCGGCGCCGGCGGACACGCTGGTCGGGCTGTTCGCCGACCCGGTGCCCCAGTGCGGCCCGGTCGCCTTCGGCGGCATGGCCAACATGACCTCCGGCGACCTGACCATCCACGGCGTCCCGGCCGGGCGGTGGACGGCGATCGCGGTCGCCCAGCACCAGCCGGGCAACGCCGGGCCGCGGTTCTCGATCGGCTACTCGCCGGTGCAGGTGGCCCCGCACGGCCAGTCGACCGGCCGGGTCGGGCTGCGCGCTCCCGCGTCGACCGACGCGCCGATCGCGATCACGCTGGCGTCGAAGCAGTCGCCGTTCACCCAGCGGATGCTCGCCGCCCAGCGGCCGCACCTGCGCGCTGTCGCCTGA
- a CDS encoding winged helix-turn-helix transcriptional regulator, translated as MPTAPTRAYGQFCGVARALELIGERWSLLIIRDLVLGAKRYDELQAGLPKIPPSILSARLNELEATGVIRRRVRAELEAGLVYELTQYGSELDHILLDLGLWGARSLHAPGADDVFTLDAAILSLYTTFRAECAEGVQINFEIRYDDRMIVHALVEDGAVKVGEGRFAGADLVIKAVHGAALLDLMSGQLTAPTALRSGKIAIEGELSDLELFAQLFHVPAAPEPASGIVVR; from the coding sequence ATGCCCACTGCACCCACCCGTGCCTACGGCCAGTTCTGCGGCGTCGCCCGCGCGCTCGAACTCATCGGCGAGCGCTGGTCGCTGCTGATCATCCGCGATCTGGTGCTCGGCGCGAAGCGCTACGACGAGCTGCAGGCCGGCCTGCCGAAGATCCCGCCGTCCATCCTGTCGGCCCGGCTGAACGAGCTGGAGGCGACCGGCGTGATCCGCCGCCGCGTCCGCGCCGAGCTGGAGGCGGGCCTGGTCTACGAGCTGACCCAGTACGGCAGCGAGCTCGACCACATCCTGCTCGACCTCGGCCTGTGGGGCGCCCGCTCGCTGCACGCCCCCGGCGCCGACGACGTGTTCACCTTGGACGCGGCGATCCTGTCGCTGTACACCACGTTCCGCGCCGAGTGCGCGGAGGGCGTCCAGATCAACTTCGAGATCCGCTACGACGACCGCATGATCGTGCACGCCCTCGTCGAGGACGGCGCGGTCAAGGTCGGCGAGGGCCGGTTCGCCGGTGCCGACCTGGTCATCAAGGCCGTGCACGGCGCGGCGCTGCTGGACCTGATGAGCGGCCAGCTCACCGCGCCCACCGCGCTGCGCTCGGGCAAGATCGCGATCGAGGGCGAGCTGTCGGACCTCGAGCTGTTCGCCCAGCTGTTCCACGTCCCGGCGGCCCCGGAGCCGGCGTCCGGCATCGTGGTCCGCTGA
- a CDS encoding DUF1702 family protein, translating to MGNGWRALRRRILTPNVSETSLEKRGFHRKSPAAQERLETVGEKFLLGYAHAVEARSVEQAEEWLEQIPTQFRGFAYEGAGMGYGVLDGLPFGKSTNIAEFLAGPGEKHDYIIYVGVGWAMCRLPRFAWPKASAFDPLLRWLVLDGYGFHQAYFKTEKYIRQQHQDQGFSWPDRRYDGYALRAIDQGIGRALWFICGTDVELVTKTIEEFPESRHGDLYAGVGLASTYACGVTADELAELVDRAGIHHGPLAQGSAFAAECRVRAGLMIPETEMAAQAICGMSAERAAAITQEVRPAVVVDGDDVPAFETWRQRIAEEVLTHGGKNK from the coding sequence TTGGGCAATGGTTGGCGCGCGCTCAGACGGCGCATCCTGACACCGAATGTCTCGGAGACCTCGCTGGAGAAGCGGGGTTTCCACCGGAAGAGCCCAGCCGCTCAAGAACGGCTCGAGACGGTCGGGGAGAAGTTCCTCCTCGGTTACGCACACGCGGTCGAAGCCCGGTCGGTCGAGCAGGCCGAAGAATGGCTCGAGCAGATCCCGACGCAGTTCCGCGGGTTCGCCTACGAGGGCGCGGGAATGGGGTACGGCGTTCTCGACGGGCTGCCCTTCGGCAAGAGCACCAACATCGCCGAGTTCCTGGCCGGCCCGGGTGAGAAGCACGACTACATCATCTACGTCGGGGTCGGCTGGGCGATGTGCCGGCTCCCGCGGTTCGCGTGGCCGAAGGCGTCGGCCTTCGACCCGCTGCTGCGGTGGCTGGTGCTCGACGGCTACGGCTTCCACCAGGCGTACTTCAAGACCGAGAAGTACATCCGGCAGCAGCACCAGGACCAGGGCTTCTCCTGGCCGGACCGGCGCTACGACGGCTACGCGCTGCGGGCCATCGACCAAGGCATCGGCCGGGCGCTGTGGTTCATCTGCGGCACCGACGTCGAGCTGGTGACCAAGACGATCGAGGAGTTCCCCGAGTCGCGCCACGGCGACCTCTACGCCGGGGTCGGGCTGGCCTCGACCTACGCGTGCGGCGTCACCGCCGACGAGCTGGCGGAACTGGTCGACCGGGCCGGGATCCACCACGGGCCGCTCGCCCAGGGCAGCGCGTTCGCCGCCGAGTGCCGGGTGCGCGCGGGCCTGATGATCCCGGAGACCGAAATGGCGGCCCAGGCCATCTGCGGGATGTCCGCCGAACGCGCCGCGGCCATCACGCAAGAGGTCCGGCCGGCCGTGGTCGTCGACGGCGACGACGTCCCGGCGTTCGAAACCTGGCGGCAGCGGATCGCCGAAGAAGTGCTGACCCACGGAGGGAAGAACAAATGA
- a CDS encoding enediyne biosynthesis protein has product MATPTLTKVESAPPKRTNKVITALRRFAISITIFNIVGYTFLGFEQPYLYPFVALATAYTTEIVLEIINSRVTKRDVRFRGNGFKGLVEFLLPAHITGLALNMLTYVNDRIFVMIFGVVVAVGAKWVLQAPVYGRMRHYMNPSNFGITIILLVFPWASIAPPYHFTEQIPTWGGWLIVGIILVSGTVLNALLTNRMWLILGWLSFFVVQAFVRGWIFGTSIPGALAMGTGVAFVLYTNYMVTDPGTSPSKPFSQFAFGSGVALAYGFFTAVHVAYGLFLATATVCLIRGMFLWGLHFSNKARIKFEADQAAQKAKLELAAAPPAEDEKPGAVAA; this is encoded by the coding sequence ATGGCCACCCCGACTCTGACCAAGGTGGAGAGCGCGCCACCGAAGCGGACCAACAAGGTCATCACCGCACTGCGGCGCTTCGCGATCTCGATCACGATCTTCAACATCGTCGGCTACACGTTCCTCGGCTTCGAGCAGCCGTACCTGTACCCGTTCGTCGCGCTGGCGACCGCGTACACCACGGAGATCGTGCTCGAGATCATCAACTCCCGCGTGACCAAGCGCGACGTCCGGTTCCGCGGCAACGGGTTCAAGGGGCTCGTCGAGTTCCTCCTCCCGGCGCACATCACCGGTCTCGCGCTGAACATGCTGACCTACGTCAACGACCGGATCTTCGTGATGATCTTCGGGGTCGTCGTCGCCGTCGGTGCGAAGTGGGTGCTGCAGGCTCCGGTGTACGGCCGGATGCGGCACTACATGAACCCGTCGAACTTCGGCATCACGATCATCCTGCTGGTGTTCCCGTGGGCGAGCATCGCGCCGCCGTACCACTTCACCGAGCAGATCCCCACCTGGGGCGGCTGGCTGATCGTCGGCATCATCCTGGTGTCGGGCACGGTGCTCAACGCGTTGCTGACCAACCGCATGTGGCTGATCCTGGGCTGGCTGAGCTTCTTCGTGGTCCAGGCCTTCGTCCGCGGCTGGATCTTCGGCACGTCGATCCCCGGCGCGCTGGCGATGGGGACCGGCGTCGCGTTCGTGCTCTACACCAACTACATGGTGACCGACCCGGGCACGTCGCCGTCGAAGCCGTTCTCGCAGTTCGCCTTCGGTTCCGGCGTGGCGCTGGCGTACGGCTTCTTCACCGCCGTGCACGTGGCCTACGGCCTGTTCCTGGCCACCGCGACCGTCTGCCTGATCCGCGGGATGTTCCTGTGGGGCCTGCACTTCTCGAACAAGGCCCGCATCAAGTTCGAAGCCGACCAGGCCGCGCAGAAGGCGAAGCTCGAACTCGCCGCGGCCCCGCCGGCCGAGGACGAGAAGCCGGGAGCCGTCGCGGCATGA
- a CDS encoding YciI family protein gives MKYLLAMYLNPDVMAGLSEAEMDTIMTGHQDFIRTIRESGEMISTQALGAVADSSVVRVRSGLPAVTDGPFVESKEFLAGYYLVECASKDRAVELAAMIPDAAIEGLGIEVREVVFFADAETEVPMA, from the coding sequence GTGAAGTACCTGCTGGCGATGTACCTGAACCCCGACGTGATGGCGGGCCTGTCCGAGGCCGAGATGGACACCATCATGACCGGGCACCAGGATTTCATCCGCACGATCAGGGAATCCGGCGAGATGATCAGCACGCAGGCGCTCGGCGCGGTCGCCGACAGCTCCGTCGTGCGGGTGCGCTCGGGCCTGCCGGCGGTCACGGACGGGCCGTTCGTGGAGTCCAAGGAGTTCCTGGCCGGGTACTACCTCGTGGAGTGCGCGAGCAAAGACCGCGCGGTCGAGCTCGCGGCGATGATCCCGGACGCCGCGATCGAGGGCCTCGGCATCGAGGTGCGCGAAGTCGTCTTCTTCGCCGACGCCGAAACCGAAGTCCCCATGGCGTGA
- a CDS encoding RNA polymerase sigma factor → MTGVAEVLRPLVPQVLGVLVRRYGQFDACEDAVQEALLAASEQWPAEGVPDNPRSWLVTVATRRLTDLWRSESARRRREETVAVREPAAVVAGPGEERPADSDDTLTLLFLCCHPAVSAPSQVALTLRAVGGLTTAQIASAFLVPDATMTRRITRAKESIAAAGSTFGEPSPADFPERLRVVLQVLYLIFNEGYTATSGENLLRVELAAEAIRLTRAVRELVPGEGEVAGLLALMLLTDARRAARTGPDGELVPLPEQDRTRWDAAMIAEGVELVRAVLGRGPIGPYQVQAAIAALHDEAPSTGTTDWPQIVELYGVLGELMPGPVVAVNRAVAVAQVSGPEAGLALLDGVDVAHRSDAVRAHLLEEAGRAAEARECYLRAANRTGSGPERRYLQAKADRLGGGSPTS, encoded by the coding sequence GTGACCGGCGTCGCCGAGGTCCTGCGGCCGCTGGTGCCGCAGGTGCTGGGCGTGCTCGTCCGCCGCTACGGCCAGTTCGACGCCTGCGAGGACGCCGTCCAGGAGGCCCTGCTCGCGGCGAGCGAGCAGTGGCCGGCCGAGGGGGTGCCGGACAACCCGCGCAGCTGGCTCGTCACGGTCGCGACCCGGCGGCTCACCGATCTCTGGCGCAGCGAAAGCGCCCGGCGGCGCCGGGAAGAGACGGTCGCCGTGCGCGAGCCCGCCGCGGTCGTCGCCGGCCCCGGCGAAGAGCGGCCCGCCGACTCCGACGACACGCTGACGCTGCTGTTCCTCTGCTGCCACCCCGCGGTTTCGGCGCCTTCGCAAGTGGCCCTGACGCTGCGTGCGGTCGGTGGCTTGACGACGGCGCAGATCGCGAGCGCGTTCCTGGTGCCCGACGCGACCATGACGCGCCGCATCACCCGCGCGAAGGAGAGCATCGCGGCGGCCGGCTCGACGTTCGGCGAACCTTCGCCCGCCGACTTCCCGGAGCGGCTTCGCGTGGTGCTCCAGGTGCTGTACCTGATCTTCAACGAGGGCTACACGGCGACGTCGGGGGAGAACCTGCTGCGCGTCGAGCTGGCGGCGGAGGCGATCCGGCTGACGCGCGCGGTGCGCGAGCTGGTCCCGGGCGAGGGCGAAGTGGCCGGGCTGCTGGCGCTGATGCTGCTGACGGACGCGCGGCGAGCGGCGCGCACCGGCCCGGACGGCGAGCTGGTCCCGCTGCCGGAGCAGGACCGCACCCGCTGGGACGCGGCGATGATCGCCGAAGGCGTCGAGCTGGTGCGTGCCGTGCTCGGCCGCGGCCCGATCGGGCCGTACCAGGTGCAGGCGGCGATCGCGGCGCTGCACGACGAAGCGCCGAGCACCGGAACGACGGACTGGCCGCAGATCGTCGAGCTGTACGGCGTGCTGGGCGAGCTCATGCCGGGCCCGGTGGTGGCGGTGAACCGGGCGGTCGCCGTCGCGCAGGTTTCGGGCCCGGAGGCGGGCTTGGCGCTGCTGGACGGGGTCGACGTCGCCCACCGGTCCGACGCGGTGCGCGCGCACCTGCTGGAAGAAGCGGGCCGCGCGGCGGAAGCGCGGGAGTGCTACCTCAGGGCGGCGAACCGGACCGGGAGCGGCCCGGAACGCCGTTATCTGCAAGCGAAAGCGGACCGGCTCGGCGGGGGCTCGCCGACGTCATGA
- a CDS encoding maleylpyruvate isomerase family mycothiol-dependent enzyme, producing the protein MADVFTDLQTETEALAELAERHGYGPGPNITGHFARLTSTARLVRLSVENPGAFGVTPQISYDSLDEAILVWLIEQRKANALLASAPPEPELPWSDGPLRPSVLAAAVLTEVFAGGQDIADLFGVQPQRDDSIGHVAYYGVRTRDRAYRRHQETPPAKPFRFELVAPSGARWDFGPENATDRVSGPAEDFCLLVTGRRFAEDLDLAFTGRHTAEWLELLES; encoded by the coding sequence ATGGCCGACGTGTTCACGGACCTGCAGACCGAGACGGAGGCGCTGGCCGAACTGGCCGAACGCCACGGGTACGGTCCCGGGCCGAACATCACCGGGCACTTCGCCCGGCTGACGTCGACCGCCCGGCTGGTCCGGCTCAGCGTGGAGAACCCCGGCGCGTTCGGCGTCACGCCGCAGATCTCCTACGACTCGCTCGACGAGGCGATCCTGGTCTGGCTGATCGAGCAGCGGAAGGCCAACGCCCTGCTGGCTTCGGCACCACCGGAGCCGGAGCTGCCGTGGAGCGACGGCCCGCTGCGCCCGTCGGTCCTCGCCGCGGCCGTGCTGACCGAGGTCTTCGCCGGCGGCCAGGACATCGCCGACCTGTTCGGCGTCCAGCCCCAGCGCGACGACTCCATCGGCCACGTCGCCTACTACGGCGTCCGGACCAGGGACCGCGCCTACCGGCGCCACCAGGAGACGCCACCGGCGAAGCCGTTCCGCTTCGAGCTGGTGGCCCCGTCGGGAGCGCGCTGGGACTTCGGCCCGGAGAACGCGACCGACCGCGTGAGCGGCCCGGCGGAGGACTTCTGCCTGCTGGTGACCGGCCGCCGCTTCGCCGAGGACCTGGACCTGGCGTTCACCGGACGGCACACGGCCGAATGGCTGGAGCTGCTGGAGAGCTGA
- a CDS encoding DUF1702 family protein produces MSTVIGVLRKRVLAPSLASVGFADRGFPVTHTDATARLEAVPQAVVCGFEWAIEGASLWEIERRLALIEPEQRGFAYEGATMGYTILDAMPGGGRNRTRELLEGPGRPHIFLTYIGIGFAMARLPRPLWKNILPELSGVAYHPVMSWLAVDGFGFDRAYFDTEKWVGEQAEPQPYPWAGRPEYFARAFDQGVGRALWFINGGNPEAAAAAVGRFAEGRRADLWSGVGLAATFAGGADQAGLGKLRRLAGEHYDELALGVVFAVKARTYSGYVPAHTHLAAGVLTDLSVQGAQNLADRTERADGEDGPEPAYELWRQRIRDEFDVAAKRRAS; encoded by the coding sequence ATGTCCACTGTCATCGGAGTGCTCCGCAAGCGGGTGCTCGCTCCTTCGCTCGCCTCGGTCGGGTTCGCCGACCGCGGCTTCCCGGTCACCCACACCGACGCGACGGCCCGGCTGGAGGCGGTGCCGCAGGCGGTGGTGTGCGGGTTCGAGTGGGCCATCGAAGGGGCTTCGCTGTGGGAGATCGAGCGGCGCCTCGCGCTGATCGAGCCCGAGCAGCGCGGCTTCGCCTACGAAGGCGCCACGATGGGCTACACGATCCTCGACGCGATGCCCGGCGGCGGCCGCAACCGCACGCGCGAGCTGCTCGAAGGACCGGGCCGCCCGCACATCTTCCTGACCTACATCGGGATCGGCTTCGCGATGGCGCGGCTGCCGCGTCCACTGTGGAAGAACATCCTGCCCGAGCTGAGCGGGGTGGCCTACCACCCGGTGATGAGCTGGCTCGCCGTCGACGGCTTCGGCTTCGACCGCGCCTACTTCGACACCGAAAAGTGGGTCGGCGAGCAGGCCGAGCCACAGCCCTACCCGTGGGCGGGGCGCCCGGAGTACTTCGCGCGCGCCTTCGACCAGGGCGTCGGCCGGGCGCTGTGGTTCATCAACGGCGGCAACCCCGAAGCCGCGGCCGCCGCGGTCGGGCGGTTCGCCGAGGGGCGGCGGGCGGACCTGTGGAGCGGGGTCGGGCTCGCCGCGACCTTCGCCGGCGGGGCCGACCAGGCCGGGCTCGGCAAGCTGCGGCGGCTGGCCGGGGAGCACTACGACGAGCTCGCGCTCGGCGTGGTGTTCGCCGTCAAGGCCCGCACGTACTCCGGCTACGTCCCGGCCCACACGCACCTCGCGGCCGGCGTGCTCACCGACCTGTCGGTGCAGGGCGCGCAGAACCTCGCGGACCGCACCGAGCGGGCCGACGGCGAGGACGGGCCGGAACCCGCGTACGAGCTGTGGCGGCAGCGGATCCGCGACGAATTCGACGTCGCCGCGAAGCGTCGCGCGAGCTGA
- a CDS encoding L-threonylcarbamoyladenylate synthase — protein MARYFDLHPENPQKRSLGQVVEILRGDGLIAYPTDSCFALGCRPGNRDGLDRIRSIRKLDHRHHFTLVCQDFAQLGQFVIVDNAVFRAIKAATPGSYTFILPATKEVPRRLMHEKKKTVGVRIPDHRVTQALLAELGEPLLSSTLLLPGEGEPMTQGWEIKEELDNVLEAVLDSGDCGVEPTTVVDFSSGEAEILRVGAGDPAPFE, from the coding sequence GCGGTCGCTGGGCCAGGTCGTCGAGATCCTCCGCGGCGACGGGCTGATCGCCTACCCGACCGACTCGTGCTTCGCGCTCGGCTGCCGGCCGGGCAACCGGGACGGGCTCGACCGGATCCGCAGCATCCGCAAGCTGGACCACCGGCACCACTTCACGCTGGTCTGCCAGGACTTCGCCCAGCTGGGCCAGTTCGTCATCGTCGACAACGCGGTGTTCCGCGCGATCAAGGCGGCGACGCCGGGCAGCTACACGTTCATCCTGCCCGCCACCAAGGAGGTGCCGCGGCGGCTGATGCACGAGAAGAAGAAGACGGTCGGCGTGCGCATCCCCGACCACCGCGTTACCCAGGCGCTGCTGGCCGAGCTCGGCGAACCGCTGCTGTCGAGCACGCTGCTGCTGCCCGGCGAGGGCGAGCCGATGACGCAGGGCTGGGAGATCAAGGAAGAGCTGGACAACGTCCTGGAAGCGGTCCTGGACTCGGGCGACTGCGGCGTGGAGCCGACGACGGTCGTGGACTTCTCCTCGGGGGAGGCGGAGATCCTGCGCGTCGGCGCGGGCGACCCGGCCCCCTTCGAGTGA
- a CDS encoding AfsR/SARP family transcriptional regulator, whose product MYSEQRRTDEPDPGGVRFTVLGPLEVLREGTDYAPTTPKVLALLAVLVMRPGKMVHIDTLIRELWSDNPPRTVRTTLHTYVYHLRRCIDQNKLAGDGEKMLTTKQSGYTFHIDPAQVDTYDFTRLQQIGHEHQDAGDHSAAADAYRAALDLWSGTPFANVHCGPVLSAYRTELLEQRRSVLHLRIEAEIIGGRHRELIGELRSLTTGSPLDEALHGQLMRALGRSGRRSDAMSVYRRLRSRLAGELGVEPCDDLQTLHRELISEGDHR is encoded by the coding sequence ATGTACTCCGAACAGCGGCGAACCGACGAGCCGGACCCCGGTGGCGTCCGCTTCACCGTGCTGGGGCCGCTGGAAGTGCTGCGTGAGGGAACCGACTACGCCCCGACGACGCCGAAGGTGCTGGCGCTGCTGGCCGTGCTCGTGATGCGACCGGGGAAGATGGTACACATCGACACCCTGATCCGGGAGCTTTGGTCGGACAACCCGCCGCGGACGGTCCGGACCACCCTGCACACCTACGTCTACCACCTCCGCCGGTGCATCGACCAGAACAAGCTCGCGGGGGACGGCGAAAAGATGTTGACCACCAAACAATCCGGTTACACGTTCCACATCGACCCGGCCCAGGTGGACACGTACGACTTCACCCGGCTGCAGCAGATCGGTCACGAGCACCAGGACGCCGGCGATCACTCGGCCGCCGCGGACGCCTACCGCGCGGCGCTGGACCTGTGGTCCGGCACGCCGTTCGCGAACGTCCACTGTGGACCGGTGTTGTCCGCGTACCGGACCGAACTGCTGGAGCAGCGACGCAGCGTGCTGCACCTGAGGATCGAAGCCGAGATCATCGGCGGGCGGCACCGCGAGCTGATCGGCGAACTGCGTTCGCTGACCACGGGCAGCCCGCTCGACGAAGCCCTGCACGGGCAGCTGATGCGCGCGCTCGGGCGCAGCGGACGGCGGTCCGACGCGATGTCCGTCTACCGCAGACTCCGGTCCCGGCTGGCCGGGGAGCTGGGCGTCGAACCGTGCGACGACCTGCAGACGCTGCACCGGGAGCTGATCTCCGAAGGCGACCACCGCTGA
- a CDS encoding CRTAC1 family protein, with product MTATFGWLRKQLAGIVALVLVLGLFLVARLPSVSAAEQDKLADQFHFTPMTIALPAATKSQSIRTVNKEYEHIAAWISSVGAAIAINDISGSGKANDLCLVDPRSDQVVITPAPDSGPRYAPFALDPAPALPTWDYMAPMGCVPGDYNEDGRTDILAYYWGRTPVLFLQKANATKFDASAFQPTELVPGNHRGADGKYNGPLWNTDSVTIGDFDGDGHVDIFVGNYFPDSKVLDPNADGGITLNQSMSHATNSGGKFIYRWTGAKSGANPSASFVDASQGIPESARLGWTLASSATDVDGDNLPELYIANDFGHDHFLYNKSTPGHVEFGEVNGVRGIADPKSKVLGHDSFKGMGVDFGDLNHDGLYDLFVSNITTSWGIEESNFQFMNRAKDNADLTAQLKDGVAPFHDDSGSAGTAWSGWGWDVKIQDFNNSGENQIAQATGFVKGQVNRWPNLQEIATAHDGLLSNPFWWPNARAGDDIGGDQTLHFFVKSADGRYVDLAPKLGLAVPVPTRGIAVGDTDGDGLPEFAVARQWEQPIFYHNDSPNPGKFLQLKLTTDAPVAPGPLPAAGPPAIGAQVTVTTSDGKKYLGRVDGSSGEAGRRSFDIQIGLGQNVSGPLDVHLQWRDRTGQLRTQDLKLEPGCHMYQLGSTAKEAM from the coding sequence ATGACCGCGACCTTCGGCTGGCTGCGCAAGCAGCTGGCGGGCATCGTGGCGCTGGTGCTGGTCCTCGGCCTGTTCCTGGTCGCACGGCTGCCCAGCGTTTCCGCCGCCGAACAGGACAAGCTGGCGGACCAGTTCCACTTCACGCCGATGACGATCGCGCTGCCCGCGGCCACGAAGTCGCAGTCGATCCGCACGGTGAACAAGGAGTACGAGCACATCGCCGCGTGGATCTCCTCGGTCGGCGCCGCGATCGCCATCAACGACATCAGCGGCAGCGGCAAGGCGAACGACCTCTGCCTGGTCGACCCGCGCAGCGACCAGGTCGTCATCACGCCGGCGCCGGACTCCGGCCCGCGGTACGCGCCGTTCGCGCTCGACCCCGCCCCGGCGCTGCCGACGTGGGACTACATGGCGCCGATGGGCTGCGTGCCCGGTGACTACAACGAGGACGGCCGCACCGACATCCTGGCCTACTACTGGGGCCGGACCCCGGTGCTGTTCCTGCAGAAGGCGAACGCGACCAAGTTCGACGCGTCCGCGTTCCAGCCGACCGAACTGGTGCCGGGCAACCACCGCGGAGCCGACGGCAAGTACAACGGTCCACTGTGGAACACCGACTCCGTCACCATCGGCGACTTCGACGGCGACGGCCACGTCGACATCTTCGTCGGGAACTACTTCCCGGACAGCAAGGTGCTCGACCCGAACGCCGACGGCGGCATCACGCTGAACCAGTCGATGTCGCACGCCACGAACTCCGGCGGCAAGTTCATCTACCGGTGGACGGGCGCCAAGTCCGGGGCGAACCCGTCGGCGAGCTTCGTCGACGCGTCCCAGGGGATCCCGGAGAGCGCGCGCCTCGGCTGGACGCTGGCTTCCAGCGCCACCGACGTCGACGGGGACAACCTGCCCGAGCTCTACATCGCCAACGACTTCGGGCACGACCACTTCCTGTACAACAAGTCCACGCCGGGCCACGTCGAGTTCGGCGAGGTCAACGGGGTCCGCGGGATCGCCGACCCGAAGTCGAAGGTGCTGGGCCACGACTCCTTCAAGGGGATGGGCGTCGACTTCGGCGACCTGAACCACGACGGCCTCTACGACCTGTTCGTCAGCAACATCACGACGTCGTGGGGCATCGAAGAGTCGAACTTCCAGTTCATGAACCGGGCCAAGGACAACGCGGACCTCACCGCGCAGCTGAAGGACGGGGTCGCGCCCTTCCACGACGACAGCGGCTCGGCGGGCACGGCGTGGTCCGGCTGGGGCTGGGACGTCAAGATCCAGGACTTCAACAACAGCGGCGAGAACCAGATCGCCCAGGCGACCGGGTTCGTCAAGGGCCAGGTCAACCGCTGGCCGAACCTGCAGGAGATCGCGACCGCGCACGACGGCCTGCTGTCCAACCCCTTCTGGTGGCCGAACGCCCGCGCCGGTGACGACATCGGTGGCGACCAGACCCTGCACTTCTTCGTGAAGAGCGCCGACGGCCGGTACGTCGACCTCGCGCCGAAGCTGGGCCTGGCGGTGCCGGTCCCGACCCGCGGCATCGCCGTCGGCGACACCGACGGGGACGGCCTGCCCGAGTTCGCGGTGGCGCGGCAGTGGGAGCAGCCGATCTTCTACCACAACGACAGCCCGAACCCCGGCAAGTTCCTGCAGCTGAAGCTGACCACCGACGCCCCGGTGGCGCCCGGCCCGCTGCCCGCGGCCGGCCCGCCCGCGATCGGCGCCCAGGTCACCGTGACGACCTCGGACGGCAAGAAGTACCTCGGCCGGGTCGACGGCAGCAGCGGTGAAGCCGGCCGGCGCAGCTTCGACATCCAGATCGGTCTCGGCCAGAACGTCAGCGGCCCGCTCGACGTGCACCTGCAGTGGCGGGACCGGACCGGGCAGCTGCGGACGCAGGACCTGAAGCTCGAACCCGGTTGCCACATGTACCAGCTGGGCTCCACGGCGAAGGAAGCGATGTGA